Proteins from a single region of Chengkuizengella sediminis:
- a CDS encoding YjcZ family sporulation protein — MSGHSGSGAALVLVLFILLVIILLASWIQPGCDVIQGGPFVG, encoded by the coding sequence ATGAGTGGACACAGTGGTTCTGGAGCTGCATTAGTTCTAGTCCTTTTCATTCTTTTGGTTATTATCTTATTAGCTTCTTGGATTCAACCAGGATGCGATGTGATCCAAGGCGGCCCTTTTGTTGGTTAG
- a CDS encoding phage terminase small subunit P27 family — protein sequence MARPRQPVDLLLYKGNKNLTKEEIKERKKQEIKAPSDKIRAPAHLPKELKREFKKIADELMRIGILSNLDVDALARYLISKTLYLKISDQLLERDPISQMEIPIKDDEGNEIGTRIEEYPSGLFASLTKTQDKYFSQCRAAASDLGLTISSRCKLVIPKQEVKEQTKLEKDFGGDV from the coding sequence ATGGCAAGACCAAGGCAACCCGTAGACTTGCTTCTCTACAAAGGGAATAAAAATTTAACGAAAGAAGAGATTAAAGAACGAAAAAAGCAGGAAATAAAAGCACCCAGTGATAAAATTAGAGCCCCTGCTCATCTTCCTAAAGAGCTAAAACGTGAATTTAAGAAAATAGCTGACGAGTTAATGAGAATTGGCATCCTGAGTAATCTTGATGTGGATGCATTAGCTCGTTATTTAATTTCTAAGACATTGTATTTAAAAATATCGGATCAGCTTTTAGAAAGAGATCCTATATCACAAATGGAAATCCCGATTAAGGATGATGAGGGTAACGAGATCGGTACGAGAATAGAAGAATACCCTAGTGGATTGTTTGCGTCCTTAACCAAAACCCAAGATAAATACTTTTCACAATGTCGTGCCGCAGCTTCTGATCTTGGTCTTACGATTTCCTCTAGGTGTAAATTAGTGATCCCCAAGCAGGAAGTGAAAGAACAAACAAAGCTAGAAAAAGATTTTGGGGGAGATGTTTAA
- a CDS encoding HNH endonuclease, producing MPSKPKKPCNQPSCSKLTREAYCDEHKKDSNQYYDKYIREKKSKAFYQSKEWKIVRQQALTRNHHLCQYCLKQRQITPADMADHITPIKDDWSLRLVLSNLQSLCNSCHNKKTAEER from the coding sequence GTGCCATCTAAACCAAAGAAACCATGTAATCAACCAAGCTGTTCAAAACTCACAAGAGAAGCTTATTGTGATGAACACAAGAAAGATAGTAACCAATACTATGACAAATATATAAGAGAAAAGAAGAGTAAAGCCTTCTATCAAAGCAAGGAATGGAAGATTGTAAGACAGCAAGCATTAACTAGAAATCATCACCTATGTCAGTATTGTTTAAAACAAAGACAAATCACACCTGCAGATATGGCGGATCACATTACACCGATCAAAGATGATTGGTCATTAAGGTTAGTATTAAGTAATCTACAATCATTATGTAATAGCTGTCATAACAAAAAGACAGCAGAAGAGAGATAA